From Algoriphagus sp. NG3, the proteins below share one genomic window:
- the leuS gene encoding leucine--tRNA ligase translates to MAEYNFREIEKKWQAYWENNQTFLAEVNTEKPKFYSLDMFPYPSGAGLHVGHPLGYIASDIVSRFKKLKGYNVLHPMGYDSFGLPAEQYAIQTGQHPAITTEQNIKRYTEQLKNIGFAFDWNKEVRTSNPDYYRWTQWIFMQLFNSYYDQEADKALSISSLISRFEKEGNTNVKAVCDDETPKFTAEEWNTFSEKEKQEMLLRYRLTFLAETTVNWCAALGTVLSNDEVKDGFSERGGHPVERKKMMQWSMRITAYADRLLQGLEKVDWPEPVKEMQRNWIGKSIGADVVFQVKDSEQKIKVFTTRVDTIYGVTYLALAPESDLAAALITEDQREKAEAYIEVAKNRSERERMSDVKTISGAFTGSYAINPFNGEEIQIWVADYVLAGYGTGAVMAVPAHDERDYNFAKHFGLEIRQVIEGSMEEGSFPGKDGFIINSGFISNMYMKEAMDKAIEFLEEKGIGKGKIQYRMRDAIFTRQRYWGEPLPVYFKDGLPYLVEEKDLPLVLPDVDKYLPTEDGEPPLARAKDWNYKTPEGEFPLERSTMPGWAGSSWYFFRYTDPKNKSSLADKSKTDYWGAVDLYIGGSEHATGHLLYSRFWTKFLYDLGVVGIDEPFQKMINQGMIQGRSNFVYRIKGTNQFVSKGLKDQYDTFEMHVDVNIVYNDQLNLEKFKAWRPDLADAELILEDGKYICGAEVEKMSKRYYNVANPDDIVERYGADTLRLYEMFLGPLEQFKPWNTNGIDGVYKFLRKLWNLYHTSSGEFNVSDAEPSKEEYKALHKALKKMEEDMANFSFNTSVSSFMICVNELTALKCNKRKILEPMALLVSPYAPHIAEELWSLLGHETSVTESSFPEFDEAHLKESAFEYPVMINGKMRAKLYLDLSLSKDEIQEAALADETVQKWLEGKAPKKIIIVPGKIVNLVV, encoded by the coding sequence ATGGCGGAGTATAATTTCAGAGAAATAGAAAAAAAATGGCAGGCTTACTGGGAGAATAACCAAACTTTCCTTGCCGAGGTAAATACCGAAAAACCTAAATTCTACTCTCTAGACATGTTTCCGTACCCTTCAGGTGCCGGACTACATGTGGGGCATCCTCTTGGGTATATCGCTTCGGACATCGTATCCCGGTTTAAAAAACTGAAAGGATACAATGTGCTCCATCCTATGGGCTACGATAGTTTTGGATTACCTGCTGAGCAATATGCTATTCAAACAGGCCAACATCCGGCTATCACGACCGAACAGAATATTAAGCGGTATACCGAGCAATTAAAGAATATCGGATTTGCTTTTGACTGGAACAAAGAGGTGAGGACATCAAATCCCGACTATTATAGATGGACCCAGTGGATCTTCATGCAGCTTTTCAATAGCTACTACGATCAGGAAGCCGACAAAGCGCTTTCTATTAGCTCCTTGATTTCCAGATTTGAAAAAGAAGGAAACACGAATGTGAAAGCTGTTTGTGATGACGAAACGCCAAAATTTACAGCAGAAGAGTGGAATACTTTCTCCGAAAAGGAAAAGCAGGAAATGCTTCTCAGATATAGATTGACATTCTTGGCCGAGACCACCGTAAACTGGTGTGCAGCTTTGGGAACAGTGCTTTCAAATGACGAAGTGAAAGATGGTTTCTCTGAGCGGGGCGGCCATCCTGTGGAGCGTAAGAAAATGATGCAATGGTCGATGAGAATCACCGCTTATGCTGACCGCCTTCTGCAAGGTTTGGAAAAAGTCGATTGGCCTGAACCGGTGAAAGAAATGCAGCGTAACTGGATAGGTAAATCCATCGGAGCGGACGTGGTTTTCCAGGTAAAAGATTCTGAACAAAAAATAAAAGTCTTTACTACCCGTGTAGATACAATATATGGTGTCACTTATCTGGCCTTGGCTCCCGAATCCGATCTGGCGGCCGCTCTGATCACAGAAGACCAGCGCGAAAAGGCCGAAGCGTATATTGAAGTAGCCAAAAACCGCTCGGAGCGTGAGCGTATGAGTGATGTAAAAACTATCTCAGGCGCATTCACAGGATCCTATGCGATCAATCCATTCAACGGAGAAGAAATCCAGATATGGGTAGCCGATTACGTATTGGCAGGTTATGGCACGGGGGCTGTTATGGCTGTACCGGCACATGACGAACGTGATTATAATTTTGCTAAGCACTTCGGCCTGGAAATCAGACAGGTGATAGAAGGATCCATGGAAGAAGGATCTTTTCCCGGCAAAGATGGCTTCATCATCAACTCAGGCTTCATTTCCAACATGTACATGAAAGAGGCTATGGATAAAGCCATAGAGTTTTTGGAAGAAAAAGGCATAGGCAAAGGCAAAATCCAATATAGAATGCGGGATGCGATCTTTACCCGTCAACGTTATTGGGGTGAGCCTCTCCCGGTGTATTTCAAAGATGGACTTCCTTATTTAGTAGAAGAAAAAGATCTTCCGCTGGTTTTGCCTGATGTGGATAAATACTTGCCAACTGAGGACGGAGAACCACCACTTGCCCGAGCGAAAGACTGGAATTACAAGACTCCTGAGGGTGAATTCCCTCTGGAAAGAAGCACCATGCCAGGATGGGCCGGCTCCAGCTGGTATTTCTTCAGATATACGGATCCTAAGAACAAAAGCTCATTAGCTGACAAATCCAAAACAGATTACTGGGGCGCAGTGGATTTATACATTGGAGGCTCTGAGCATGCGACCGGACACCTGCTATATTCCAGATTCTGGACCAAGTTCCTGTACGATCTAGGCGTGGTGGGCATTGATGAGCCATTCCAGAAAATGATCAACCAAGGAATGATCCAGGGTAGGTCAAATTTTGTTTACCGTATTAAAGGAACCAATCAGTTTGTAAGCAAAGGCCTAAAAGATCAGTACGATACCTTTGAAATGCATGTGGACGTAAATATTGTCTACAACGATCAGCTGAATCTGGAAAAATTCAAAGCCTGGAGACCTGACCTCGCAGATGCCGAATTAATTCTGGAAGACGGCAAGTACATCTGTGGTGCTGAAGTGGAGAAAATGTCAAAGCGATATTACAATGTGGCGAACCCTGATGATATCGTAGAAAGATACGGAGCAGACACCCTACGATTATACGAGATGTTTTTGGGTCCATTGGAACAATTCAAACCGTGGAACACCAATGGGATCGACGGGGTCTATAAATTCCTTAGAAAGCTCTGGAACCTATACCACACTTCATCTGGTGAATTTAATGTTTCCGATGCCGAGCCAAGCAAAGAAGAATATAAAGCCCTTCATAAAGCATTGAAGAAAATGGAAGAAGACATGGCCAATTTCTCATTCAACACTTCCGTTTCCAGCTTTATGATCTGCGTGAATGAGTTGACAGCACTGAAATGCAACAAGCGGAAGATACTGGAACCTATGGCATTGTTAGTATCTCCATATGCTCCGCATATCGCTGAGGAGCTATGGAGTCTTCTTGGCCATGAAACTTCCGTCACCGAATCATCTTTTCCGGAATTTGACGAAGCTCATCTTAAAGAAAGTGCCTTTGAATATCCGGTAATGATCAACGGTAAGATGCGTGCTAAACTTTATCTTGATCTTTCCCTTTCAAAGGATGAAATCCAGGAAGCTGCTCTTGCTGATGAAACTGTGCAAAAATGGCTAGAAGGCAAAGCACCAAAGAAAATCATAATCGTTCCGGGTAAAATCGTGAATTTGGTGGTGTAA
- a CDS encoding glycosyltransferase family 4 protein yields MIIYTFPIRTAFIDRDLEMICPEMKVSALEFTQSPTKLPFYFILQFFQLLWFLPRTTQYLCFFGGYHSVLPVWFGKRFKKKCIIQAGGADCMHMPEIDYGNFRKKWLRKATIYSFVNCSLILPVAKALVRQHYRYDQGISAKQGLLNLIPDLNTPIEIIPNGFDTEFWKDQNSPREPKSLISVATGTSKQSRAIVKGYDLIEQLASLHPEMKITLVGDENYFTPYSNINILGKQSKDELLALYNSHEIYLQLSTSEGFPNALAEAMACGCIPVGSSVGAIPEIIGSANLILKTKNYHDLEAIVMTIMKNDQSEAKKKSRERIVTNFDFDNRKKLLLSHLATH; encoded by the coding sequence ATGATCATCTACACCTTCCCGATTCGTACGGCTTTTATCGATCGCGATCTGGAGATGATCTGTCCAGAGATGAAAGTCAGTGCATTGGAATTCACACAAAGCCCTACCAAACTTCCATTTTATTTCATTTTACAGTTTTTCCAACTTCTCTGGTTCCTCCCAAGAACCACCCAATACCTATGCTTTTTTGGAGGTTACCATTCGGTTTTACCAGTTTGGTTTGGGAAGAGGTTTAAGAAAAAATGTATCATCCAGGCAGGCGGAGCCGACTGCATGCATATGCCCGAAATTGATTATGGGAATTTCCGGAAAAAATGGTTGCGTAAAGCTACTATTTACAGCTTTGTCAACTGCAGCCTGATACTACCAGTGGCAAAGGCACTGGTGAGGCAGCACTACAGGTACGACCAAGGGATTTCAGCGAAACAAGGGCTTCTCAACCTTATTCCCGACTTAAATACCCCGATTGAAATCATTCCAAATGGGTTTGACACAGAATTCTGGAAAGATCAAAATTCACCAAGAGAACCGAAATCCCTAATTTCTGTAGCCACAGGAACATCAAAACAATCCAGGGCAATAGTCAAAGGGTATGACCTGATAGAACAATTGGCCTCTCTCCACCCTGAGATGAAAATAACCTTAGTAGGAGATGAAAATTATTTTACCCCCTATTCCAACATCAATATTCTAGGCAAACAGTCCAAAGACGAATTACTAGCTCTCTATAATTCTCATGAGATCTATCTACAGCTATCAACTTCCGAAGGGTTTCCCAATGCTCTTGCCGAAGCCATGGCTTGTGGGTGCATTCCGGTAGGATCCTCTGTAGGCGCTATTCCGGAAATCATCGGCTCTGCCAACCTCATTCTAAAAACCAAAAATTATCACGATTTGGAGGCTATTGTTATGACTATTATGAAAAATGATCAAAGCGAGGCGAAAAAGAAAAGCAGAGAAAGAATTGTAACCAACTTCGATTTTGACAACAGAAAAAAACTTCTGTTGTCTCACTTAGCAACGCACTGA
- a CDS encoding dipeptidase, with product MKKLILALGIIALLYFTATLIVPPYIESQRNPVKTPPPYSVSAEAQAIYDRLEFIADLHCDALLWGRDLTKKGSRGQVDFPRMREANVGLEMFTIVSKSPAGQNMQSNTTDAFDNITPLTIAKGESPSNWFSLINRTLSQARQLEDFIEKEGDMAILVKNKSDLSRLIAARKKDKSVIGGMLGVEGAHALEGDIENLPRLYQAGVRMIGLTHFFDNELGGSAHGESQAGLTDFGKEVVQKMDELGIFVDLAHCSPAIVNDVLHMTTKPVMVSHTGVHAVLDSQRNLSDEQIVKIAEKGGIIGIAFFDEAVGLPELPNIVASIKHVRDLVGIDYVALGSDYDGSVAVPFDITGLPLLVEEMLNADFTEAEIQAVMGENVKRFFLLNLK from the coding sequence ATGAAGAAATTAATACTGGCACTAGGAATAATTGCCCTACTGTATTTTACTGCAACCTTAATTGTTCCCCCGTACATTGAATCTCAAAGAAATCCGGTAAAAACACCCCCACCCTATTCTGTATCCGCAGAAGCCCAAGCTATATACGACAGATTGGAATTCATTGCGGATTTGCATTGTGACGCATTGCTTTGGGGCAGAGATTTGACAAAAAAAGGATCTCGTGGACAAGTTGACTTTCCAAGAATGCGGGAAGCGAATGTAGGCTTGGAAATGTTCACAATAGTATCCAAATCACCGGCAGGGCAAAACATGCAAAGCAATACAACTGATGCTTTTGACAATATTACCCCGCTCACCATTGCCAAAGGTGAATCTCCATCCAACTGGTTTAGCCTAATCAATCGTACGCTTTCCCAAGCCCGACAATTGGAAGATTTCATAGAGAAAGAGGGCGATATGGCTATTCTGGTCAAGAATAAATCAGATTTATCAAGGCTTATCGCAGCAAGAAAGAAAGATAAATCGGTCATTGGCGGTATGCTGGGAGTAGAAGGAGCCCATGCGTTGGAAGGGGATATCGAAAACCTGCCCCGTCTATATCAGGCAGGTGTGAGAATGATAGGGCTGACGCATTTCTTTGACAATGAACTTGGAGGATCTGCCCATGGCGAAAGTCAGGCAGGTTTAACCGATTTTGGCAAGGAAGTCGTGCAAAAAATGGATGAACTAGGGATTTTCGTGGATCTCGCACATTGTTCTCCTGCTATCGTCAATGATGTTTTACACATGACCACCAAACCTGTGATGGTCTCCCACACAGGGGTGCATGCGGTATTGGATTCTCAGAGAAACCTGAGTGATGAGCAAATTGTTAAAATAGCAGAAAAAGGAGGGATAATAGGCATTGCCTTTTTTGATGAAGCTGTAGGCCTACCAGAGTTACCGAATATTGTCGCTTCCATTAAGCATGTGCGTGATCTGGTAGGCATCGATTATGTAGCCCTCGGCTCGGATTATGACGGCTCTGTGGCGGTTCCTTTTGATATCACCGGGCTTCCTTTACTGGTAGAAGAAATGCTCAATGCAGACTTTACAGAAGCGGAAATACAGGCAGTGATGGGTGAGAATGTTAAAAGATTTTTCCTTCTAAACCTCAAGTAA
- a CDS encoding VIT1/CCC1 transporter family protein, producing the protein MNEALIHKQSSYFQNLQVYLREFVYGGIDGAVTTFAVVAGGFGADLNTGIIIILGFANLLADGFSMSVGAYLSAKSDKEKYKKHESLEYWEVENTPELEREEITEIYKAKGFQGDLLEKVVNQITSNKDLWVAEMMKDELHLMMETKSPFKIGLATLVSFITVGFIPLLVYLWTYFYPSDSNIFLWTSILTALAFVVIGALKSLVNQTSATKSIAETVSLGLLAALVAYYVGDLLQNFFTT; encoded by the coding sequence ATGAACGAAGCTCTAATCCACAAACAGAGTAGCTACTTCCAAAATCTCCAGGTGTACCTTCGGGAGTTTGTGTACGGAGGAATCGACGGGGCAGTGACCACCTTTGCAGTGGTAGCTGGAGGATTTGGAGCTGACTTGAATACAGGCATTATCATTATTCTAGGATTCGCCAATTTACTAGCTGATGGATTCTCCATGTCTGTTGGAGCCTATTTGTCTGCGAAAAGTGACAAGGAAAAATACAAGAAGCATGAATCCCTCGAATACTGGGAAGTAGAAAACACCCCTGAATTAGAGCGGGAAGAGATAACAGAAATCTATAAAGCCAAAGGGTTTCAGGGTGATTTATTGGAAAAAGTTGTAAATCAGATTACATCCAATAAAGATCTTTGGGTGGCTGAAATGATGAAAGATGAACTCCACCTGATGATGGAAACCAAAAGTCCTTTTAAAATAGGACTTGCCACATTAGTATCCTTTATAACAGTTGGTTTTATTCCATTACTCGTGTACCTCTGGACATATTTCTATCCTTCCGATAGTAACATTTTTCTATGGACTAGCATACTGACTGCACTTGCATTTGTGGTGATCGGAGCCCTCAAATCGCTTGTCAATCAGACCTCCGCCACCAAAAGCATCGCAGAAACAGTCAGTCTGGGACTATTGGCAGCACTCGTAGCTTACTATGTAGGCGATCTACTCCAAAACTTTTTCACAACATAA
- a CDS encoding DUF5995 family protein: MKTIDEVLSRMDQIVHECRSTQSRIGYFAILYRQVTRRIRDGILAGEFEDNPRMEKLDVLFAGRFIDAYEGWKSDKKTTESWFLAFEASKASKHLVLQHLFLGINAHINLDLGISAADTVGTEPIAGIQNDFNKINAVLAELVDGVKSNISTVSPIFGWLIPLAKGRDEMLLNFSIQLARDGAWKYAGEYYSCEDRYASILERDDNIAKLAHKLINPGKFLLFIVKMVGFAEWKSVSRTMDQLDIVIKKAQTI; the protein is encoded by the coding sequence ATGAAAACAATAGATGAAGTTTTATCCCGCATGGACCAGATCGTGCATGAATGCAGAAGCACTCAGTCACGAATAGGCTACTTTGCCATTTTGTACCGCCAAGTCACGCGCAGGATCCGGGATGGTATTCTAGCCGGGGAATTTGAGGATAATCCCAGAATGGAAAAACTCGATGTCCTTTTTGCTGGCAGATTTATCGATGCATACGAAGGATGGAAATCAGACAAAAAAACTACAGAAAGCTGGTTTTTGGCTTTTGAAGCTAGTAAAGCAAGTAAACACCTAGTGCTTCAGCATCTATTTCTCGGGATAAATGCGCATATAAATCTGGATTTGGGGATATCTGCTGCAGACACCGTGGGAACAGAACCGATAGCCGGAATTCAAAACGATTTCAATAAAATAAATGCGGTACTTGCCGAATTGGTCGATGGCGTAAAATCAAACATCTCTACAGTATCCCCGATTTTTGGCTGGTTGATTCCTTTGGCAAAAGGCCGGGATGAAATGCTGCTCAATTTCTCTATCCAGCTGGCAAGGGATGGGGCATGGAAATATGCTGGTGAATATTACAGCTGCGAAGACAGATATGCTTCCATTTTAGAACGAGATGATAACATCGCCAAGCTGGCACACAAGCTAATCAACCCAGGGAAATTCTTATTATTCATTGTAAAAATGGTTGGTTTTGCAGAATGGAAATCCGTCAGTCGCACCATGGATCAGCTGGATATTGTAATCAAAAAAGCTCAAACAATTTAG
- a CDS encoding PIN domain-containing protein, giving the protein MKVFLDANVLVSVLNKEYPLFPISSRVLSLADSRRVQLYTSPICLAIAFYFSEKKSGSDMAKLKIEMLSRKILMTAVDQEAVNETLSNRQVQDFEDGLEYYSAMGSGCDVVVTEDPDGFYYSQIPVIGCENFLEEYIF; this is encoded by the coding sequence ATGAAGGTTTTTCTTGATGCTAATGTACTTGTCTCGGTACTGAACAAAGAATATCCTTTATTTCCTATTTCTTCACGAGTACTCAGTTTGGCGGATAGTAGAAGGGTTCAGCTCTATACCTCCCCCATATGTCTGGCGATTGCGTTCTATTTTTCTGAAAAGAAATCCGGATCTGATATGGCAAAGCTGAAGATCGAAATGTTATCCAGGAAAATTCTGATGACTGCAGTTGATCAGGAGGCTGTCAATGAGACCCTTTCCAACCGACAAGTACAGGATTTTGAAGATGGATTGGAATATTATTCCGCTATGGGGAGCGGTTGTGACGTGGTCGTCACTGAAGATCCTGATGGATTTTATTACTCACAAATTCCTGTCATAGGATGTGAGAACTTTTTGGAAGAGTATATATTTTAA
- a CDS encoding DUF6364 family protein, which translates to MDAKVTLSFDKNVIDRAKSFAEENNISLSRLTEYLYTQITSKNYKSLEDLPVSDWVDFVAEGRVEYRKPPNRKALKDEFFSSKK; encoded by the coding sequence GTGGATGCTAAAGTCACCTTGTCATTCGACAAGAATGTAATCGATCGGGCAAAGTCATTTGCGGAAGAGAATAACATCAGTCTTTCTAGATTGACAGAATACCTCTATACCCAGATTACTTCCAAAAACTATAAGTCTCTAGAGGATTTACCGGTTTCCGACTGGGTGGATTTTGTGGCAGAAGGGCGTGTAGAGTACCGCAAACCCCCTAACAGAAAGGCTTTGAAGGATGAATTCTTCTCATCTAAGAAATGA
- a CDS encoding DUF4407 domain-containing protein, with amino-acid sequence MAHFTRFFWFCSGANFSLLKRSPTESNKYIGIGATVFFTGVLAALAAGYALFTVFQSIWPAIFFGLLWGLMIFNLDRFIVSSMRKKDKALGEWKLAVPRLVLAVLLALVISKPLELKMFEREINRKIDEKKTEFISESKLNLAKGFPEIQELESKIDTLKAEVASFETFRDQLQKEYDAERFGEKTSRTSGIVGLGTNAKKKEQQLDAAQATLDGLRLRNQVRIDTLEAQIRNFVALRQAEFEKQQPGIEGFDGLAARMEALDTLTKESSAMAMANVFIMLLFIAIETAPIFVKLISPRGPYDEYLELHEDKVKLFKGEKWTFAKGESDARVGYFQDTHFYATDLQKEKTNRKNKAQTEAEIARVESDFKV; translated from the coding sequence ATGGCACATTTTACTCGTTTTTTCTGGTTTTGTAGTGGAGCCAATTTTTCCCTGCTCAAAAGATCCCCTACAGAATCAAATAAATACATAGGTATTGGTGCGACGGTATTTTTTACTGGAGTTTTGGCGGCCTTGGCTGCAGGTTATGCTTTGTTCACCGTTTTTCAGTCTATCTGGCCAGCAATCTTTTTTGGATTGCTTTGGGGGTTGATGATTTTTAATCTCGACAGGTTTATTGTATCCAGCATGAGGAAAAAAGATAAGGCTTTGGGGGAATGGAAATTGGCGGTTCCAAGATTGGTGTTGGCTGTATTGCTTGCGTTAGTCATCTCAAAACCCCTGGAATTAAAAATGTTTGAAAGGGAGATAAACAGGAAAATCGATGAGAAGAAGACTGAATTTATCTCAGAATCCAAACTGAACCTAGCAAAAGGTTTTCCCGAAATCCAAGAACTGGAGTCAAAGATAGATACTTTAAAAGCTGAGGTAGCAAGCTTCGAGACGTTTCGTGATCAGCTTCAGAAGGAATATGATGCTGAGCGATTCGGTGAAAAGACTTCCAGAACAAGTGGAATTGTAGGATTGGGTACAAATGCCAAAAAGAAAGAACAGCAGCTCGATGCTGCTCAGGCTACGTTGGATGGGCTGAGGCTGAGAAACCAGGTGAGGATCGATACCCTAGAAGCTCAAATCCGGAATTTTGTGGCATTGCGACAGGCTGAGTTTGAGAAGCAGCAGCCCGGGATTGAAGGCTTTGACGGGCTTGCAGCCAGGATGGAAGCACTTGATACGCTTACCAAAGAAAGCTCAGCAATGGCCATGGCCAATGTTTTTATCATGCTACTTTTTATAGCAATAGAGACTGCTCCGATTTTCGTAAAGCTGATATCACCACGTGGGCCTTACGATGAGTATTTGGAACTTCATGAGGATAAGGTAAAGCTGTTCAAAGGGGAAAAATGGACTTTTGCCAAAGGGGAATCTGATGCTAGGGTGGGGTACTTCCAAGACACGCATTTTTACGCAACAGACCTTCAAAAAGAGAAAACCAACCGGAAAAATAAAGCTCAGACAGAGGCAGAAATAGCCAGGGTTGAATCAGATTTTAAGGTTTAG
- a CDS encoding GDSL-type esterase/lipase family protein, translating to MKTSLKAILLLLSLCIAHFAYSQEKPFQEEVSNRAMEIDADGWKPGAVVFTGSSSVRMWKNLKEQFPEVALINSAFGGSQAHELLIHLDETVLRYAPSKVFIYEGDNDINAGQEISDIMDSLDKIVTKIHSKHPETIVNLIAAKPSPSRWDKKVSYEALNDLIRQYATTHDNVNIVNVWDIMLDDSGNPRADIFLEDNLHMNEKGYELWKEVFTPFL from the coding sequence ATGAAAACATCACTTAAAGCAATTCTTCTTTTACTTTCCTTATGCATTGCTCATTTTGCTTATTCACAGGAAAAACCTTTTCAAGAAGAAGTCTCCAATAGAGCCATGGAAATCGATGCTGACGGATGGAAGCCTGGTGCTGTAGTATTTACAGGAAGCTCCAGCGTACGGATGTGGAAAAACCTGAAAGAACAATTTCCTGAAGTAGCACTAATAAATTCAGCATTTGGAGGTTCACAGGCACATGAACTTTTGATTCATCTGGATGAAACCGTGCTTAGGTATGCGCCTTCTAAAGTGTTCATCTATGAAGGGGACAATGACATCAATGCCGGGCAGGAAATATCAGATATTATGGATAGCCTGGATAAAATTGTCACTAAGATCCATTCCAAGCATCCTGAAACCATAGTGAATCTGATCGCTGCAAAACCGAGCCCTTCCCGCTGGGACAAAAAAGTATCCTATGAAGCGCTTAACGACCTGATCAGACAATACGCCACTACACACGACAACGTAAATATTGTGAATGTTTGGGACATCATGTTGGATGATTCCGGCAACCCCAGAGCTGATATTTTCTTAGAAGACAACCTTCATATGAATGAGAAAGGTTATGAGTTATGGAAAGAGGTCTTTACGCCATTTTTGTAA
- the msrA gene encoding peptide-methionine (S)-S-oxide reductase MsrA — protein MFSTNKLVPPMVSLLFTLMFACGNTSVQKQESSTDTNKLEEYKGKKELATFAGGCFWCVEAPFEDIDGVITVISGYAGGKEKNPTYGEVSSGKTSHREAVQITYDPEVISFSELVDIFWQTFDPTDEGGSFYDRGTQYESAIWYHDNGQKKVAEESKKLLDKSGKFEKPIATPIIKFTNFYPAEDYHQDYYKKNPQDYYAYRNGSGRDKFIKSHWPELSDKKYTAPSKAELKKNLTKLQYEVTQEDATEMSFQNEYNGNHKEGIYVDIVSGAPLFSSKEKYESGSGWPSFTKPIDARTLEKPTDDDLGMLRVEVRSKFGKSHLGHVFYDGPEPTNLRYCMNSAAMKFIPKEDMEAKGYGDYLWLIK, from the coding sequence ATGTTTAGTACAAATAAACTAGTGCCTCCTATGGTGTCCCTGCTATTTACCTTGATGTTTGCCTGCGGAAATACCTCGGTTCAAAAACAGGAATCCTCCACTGACACCAACAAACTTGAAGAATATAAAGGAAAGAAAGAACTAGCCACTTTTGCAGGTGGTTGTTTCTGGTGTGTAGAAGCGCCCTTTGAAGATATAGATGGAGTAATTACCGTCATCTCAGGATATGCCGGAGGCAAAGAGAAAAACCCCACCTATGGAGAAGTGTCTAGCGGGAAAACTTCGCATAGAGAAGCTGTTCAGATCACCTACGATCCGGAGGTCATCAGCTTCTCCGAACTAGTGGACATCTTCTGGCAAACCTTTGACCCTACTGACGAAGGAGGTTCATTTTATGACAGGGGCACCCAATATGAATCAGCTATTTGGTATCATGATAATGGACAAAAAAAAGTAGCAGAGGAATCCAAAAAGCTATTGGATAAATCAGGGAAGTTTGAAAAGCCTATAGCAACCCCTATCATCAAATTCACTAATTTCTATCCTGCTGAAGATTATCACCAGGACTATTATAAGAAAAACCCACAGGACTATTATGCCTATAGAAATGGTTCTGGAAGGGACAAGTTCATAAAATCCCATTGGCCTGAGCTTTCAGATAAAAAGTACACAGCTCCATCTAAGGCAGAGCTGAAGAAAAATCTTACAAAATTACAATACGAGGTAACCCAGGAAGATGCAACTGAGATGTCCTTCCAAAATGAATATAATGGCAACCACAAAGAAGGGATTTATGTGGATATAGTCTCAGGCGCACCACTTTTCAGTTCCAAAGAAAAATATGAGTCTGGATCGGGCTGGCCTAGCTTTACCAAACCTATTGATGCCAGGACACTGGAAAAGCCCACTGATGACGATCTGGGAATGTTAAGAGTGGAAGTTCGAAGTAAGTTTGGCAAAAGTCATTTAGGACATGTATTCTATGACGGCCCAGAACCTACGAACCTTCGCTATTGCATGAATTCAGCTGCCATGAAGTTTATCCCTAAGGAAGACATGGAAGCAAAAGGATATGGAGATTATCTATGGCTTATAAAGTAA
- a CDS encoding Dabb family protein, giving the protein MKKLIYFLPVLLAISCAEKEIKQIETEIKEEITEETMAAKPDSVLRHTVFFSFKETSSPDDIQSVIDAFRNLQNEIDGIEEFEWGTNSSPEGLNQGLTHAFILTFHSEAARDAYLPHPAHDAFGKILGPHLDKVTVVDFWTRP; this is encoded by the coding sequence ATGAAAAAACTCATTTACTTCCTTCCTGTTCTTTTGGCCATATCTTGTGCCGAAAAAGAGATCAAACAAATTGAAACAGAAATTAAAGAAGAAATCACCGAAGAAACTATGGCAGCAAAACCTGATTCAGTCCTAAGACACACTGTCTTTTTTAGTTTTAAAGAAACTTCATCTCCAGATGATATCCAGTCCGTAATAGATGCTTTCCGAAATCTCCAAAACGAAATTGACGGAATAGAGGAGTTTGAATGGGGGACAAATTCCAGTCCTGAAGGTTTAAACCAGGGACTAACGCATGCATTCATCCTGACATTTCATTCTGAAGCAGCTCGAGATGCATACTTGCCTCATCCAGCGCATGATGCGTTTGGAAAGATCCTTGGGCCTCATTTAGACAAAGTGACTGTCGTGGACTTTTGGACCCGTCCTTAA